The following proteins are encoded in a genomic region of Sorangiineae bacterium MSr12523:
- a CDS encoding LacI family transcriptional regulator: MTRRLAEVAKYVGVSEATVSRVLNGKPGISDPTRTAVLTALDVLGYERPVKLRGERARLVGLVLPELQNPIFPAFAEAVAGALARRGFTPVLCTRTTDGVTEGDYVDMLLEQHVSGVIFAGGNYAQADAEHGHYQRMLERGLPAILINASIDGLGFSRISADDAVAVEQAYKHLISLGHTKIGLILGPPDHVPSQRKHDAFVRHAGRAAMVERTIFSMEGGHAAAARLVELGATGLICASDVLALGAIRGVRRAGLSVPQDISVVGYDDSTMMTCTDPPLTTIRQPIEAMGQAAVTLLAGEIGGSAVQADELLFEPELVVRGSTGIRAASAAKR, from the coding sequence ATGACACGCAGGCTTGCGGAGGTGGCGAAGTACGTGGGGGTGAGCGAGGCGACGGTGAGCCGTGTTCTCAACGGCAAACCGGGCATCTCGGATCCCACGCGTACGGCGGTGTTAACCGCGCTGGACGTGTTGGGCTACGAGCGGCCGGTCAAGCTTCGAGGCGAACGGGCCCGCTTGGTAGGCCTGGTGTTGCCCGAGCTGCAGAACCCGATTTTCCCGGCGTTCGCCGAGGCGGTGGCGGGCGCGCTGGCGCGGCGCGGGTTCACGCCCGTGCTGTGCACGCGCACCACGGACGGCGTGACCGAGGGTGATTACGTCGACATGTTGCTCGAGCAACATGTGTCGGGCGTCATCTTCGCCGGCGGCAACTACGCCCAAGCCGATGCGGAGCACGGGCACTACCAGCGGATGCTCGAACGCGGGCTGCCCGCCATCTTGATCAACGCGAGCATCGATGGCTTGGGCTTCTCGCGCATCTCGGCCGACGATGCCGTCGCCGTCGAACAGGCGTACAAGCACCTGATCTCGCTGGGGCACACGAAGATCGGCTTGATCCTCGGACCGCCGGACCACGTTCCCTCGCAGCGCAAACACGATGCCTTCGTTCGCCACGCCGGGCGTGCGGCGATGGTGGAGCGCACGATCTTCTCGATGGAGGGTGGGCATGCGGCCGCGGCACGGCTCGTGGAGCTGGGTGCCACCGGTCTCATTTGCGCGAGCGACGTCTTGGCGCTGGGGGCCATCCGCGGGGTGCGCCGGGCGGGGCTCTCGGTGCCGCAAGACATTTCCGTCGTGGGCTACGACGACTCCACCATGATGACGTGCACCGATCCGCCGCTCACGACGATCCGGCAGCCCATCGAGGCGATGGGCCAGGCCGCCGTCACCCTGCTGGCCGGCGAAATTGGCGGCAGCGCGGTGCAGGCGGACGAGCTCTTGTTCGAGCCGGAGCTCGTGGTGCGCGGCTCGACGGGTATCCGCGCGGCGTCTGCTGCGAAGCGCTGA
- a CDS encoding LeuA family protein, with protein sequence MGDARTEGANISDLVYDWNEVDRRGRIVQGGVSFFDETLRDGLQNPSVIDPDVGHKLELLNLMNDIGIDSADIGLPGSSKRAFDDCLRMCREVEQNGLKIKVACAGRTVVADITPMIELSQRAGVPVEVYAFIGSSPIRQYTEEWDVALIAKRSAEAIDVAVKAGLKVAYVTEDTTRSRPETLTTLFRAAIEHGATRLCLADTVGHATPDGVRNLIRFTKDVIAGTGVKDVGIDWHGHNDRGFALENAIWALEYGANRVHGTALGIGERVGNVPMELLLMNMKLLGLLGEQDLTRLLDYVEAAAAAVGWHIPINYPLVGRDAFRTATGVHAAAIIKAMAKGDAWLADRIYSGVPAGTFGRSQEICIGFMSGASNVNYWLRRRGIPATDILVQEILKAAKAQDHIMTDEEVLSVVARVNGQAADAPASS encoded by the coding sequence ATGGGAGACGCACGGACGGAGGGGGCGAACATCTCTGACCTCGTGTACGACTGGAACGAGGTCGACCGACGGGGACGCATCGTGCAGGGAGGCGTCTCGTTTTTCGACGAGACGCTTCGCGACGGGCTGCAAAACCCGTCGGTCATCGACCCCGACGTCGGGCACAAGCTGGAGCTTCTCAACCTGATGAACGACATCGGCATCGACTCCGCCGACATCGGGTTGCCCGGAAGCTCCAAGCGCGCCTTCGACGATTGCCTGCGCATGTGCAGGGAGGTCGAGCAGAACGGGCTGAAGATCAAGGTGGCCTGTGCGGGCCGCACCGTGGTGGCCGACATCACGCCGATGATCGAGCTCTCGCAACGCGCGGGCGTTCCCGTCGAGGTGTACGCCTTCATTGGTTCGAGCCCGATTCGGCAATACACGGAGGAGTGGGACGTCGCGCTGATTGCCAAGCGCAGCGCCGAGGCCATCGACGTGGCCGTGAAGGCTGGCTTGAAGGTGGCCTACGTCACCGAGGACACGACGCGCTCACGCCCCGAGACGTTGACGACACTGTTCCGGGCCGCCATCGAACATGGCGCAACGCGTCTCTGCCTGGCCGATACGGTGGGTCACGCCACGCCGGACGGCGTGCGCAATTTGATTCGGTTCACGAAGGACGTGATCGCAGGCACGGGCGTCAAGGACGTAGGAATCGACTGGCACGGCCACAACGACCGCGGCTTTGCCTTGGAGAACGCGATCTGGGCGCTCGAATACGGGGCCAATCGCGTGCACGGAACGGCGCTGGGCATCGGCGAGCGCGTGGGCAACGTGCCCATGGAGCTTTTGTTGATGAACATGAAGCTTCTCGGGCTCCTGGGCGAACAAGATTTGACCCGGTTGCTGGATTACGTGGAGGCCGCGGCGGCGGCCGTCGGGTGGCATATCCCGATCAATTACCCCTTGGTGGGGCGCGATGCGTTTCGCACGGCGACGGGCGTGCACGCGGCGGCCATCATCAAGGCGATGGCCAAAGGCGATGCGTGGCTCGCGGATCGGATCTACAGCGGGGTTCCGGCGGGGACGTTCGGGCGATCGCAGGAGATCTGCATCGGGTTCATGAGCGGGGCCTCGAACGTGAATTATTGGCTGCGGCGGCGGGGGATTCCTGCAACGGACATCCTCGTGCAGGAGATTTTGAAGGCCGCCAAGGCGCAGGATCACATCATGACCGACGAGGAAGTGCTGAGCGTGGTCGCCCGGGTGAATGGGCAGGCCGCGGACGCGCCCGCATCGTCGTAG
- a CDS encoding PLP-dependent aminotransferase family protein, with the protein MRSWTFSVPLDAASPTPLFAQIAQAISDDIARGRLKQGDSLPGTRTLADTLGVHRTTVAAAYAELEAQGWVGTRRGSATFVATASPDAEPRRLTRARPSPGVARRAGFPVEAVRERLQDEASPPGTLELWGGSPDSRLVPVELLARAYRRVARDHGVHLLDYTGESRGQKRLRAAVASMVSTARGIAAGENDVMITRGSQMAIDLVARALVAPGDVVAVESPGYKLAHAVFQRAGARVVPIPVDRDGIDVDELQRQTASARIRLVYVTPHHQYPTTVVLTPTRRLALLELARQHGMAIVEDDYDQEFHYDGRPILPMASADPHGQVIYIGTLAKILAPGLRLGFVIAPEPVLARMAYERELIDRQGDGVLECAVAELLEEGEIQRHVRRMRRIYQARRDALCEAIDKHLAGAISYVKPPGGMALWTRAAGDVDVDRWQRRALEKGVHFQTGRQFFLDGARAPYARFGYAMLNERELLTAVRRLAQAL; encoded by the coding sequence ATGCGATCTTGGACCTTTTCCGTGCCCCTGGATGCGGCGAGCCCCACGCCGCTGTTCGCGCAGATTGCGCAGGCCATCTCCGACGACATCGCGCGCGGCCGTCTGAAGCAAGGCGACTCCCTTCCGGGAACGCGCACCCTGGCGGACACATTGGGCGTGCACCGCACGACGGTGGCGGCTGCGTACGCGGAGCTCGAGGCGCAGGGATGGGTGGGCACCAGGCGAGGCTCGGCCACCTTCGTGGCCACAGCCTCCCCCGATGCCGAACCGCGCCGACTCACACGCGCGCGCCCGAGCCCAGGGGTTGCACGCCGCGCGGGCTTCCCCGTGGAAGCGGTCCGCGAGCGCCTGCAAGACGAGGCATCTCCACCGGGCACGCTCGAACTCTGGGGAGGCTCCCCCGATTCGCGCTTGGTGCCCGTCGAGCTCCTCGCGCGCGCCTATCGCCGTGTGGCGCGCGATCACGGTGTGCACTTGCTCGACTACACCGGCGAGAGCCGCGGTCAGAAGCGGCTGCGCGCGGCCGTCGCATCGATGGTCTCCACGGCCCGCGGCATCGCCGCAGGCGAGAACGACGTCATGATCACGCGCGGAAGCCAGATGGCCATCGACCTCGTCGCACGCGCACTCGTCGCACCGGGGGACGTGGTGGCCGTCGAATCGCCTGGATACAAACTCGCGCACGCCGTCTTCCAGCGCGCCGGCGCCCGCGTCGTGCCCATCCCGGTGGATCGCGATGGCATCGACGTCGACGAGCTCCAACGCCAAACGGCGAGCGCGCGCATTCGCCTCGTGTACGTCACGCCGCACCATCAATATCCGACCACCGTCGTCCTAACGCCTACCCGCCGTCTCGCGCTGCTCGAACTCGCGCGCCAACACGGCATGGCCATCGTGGAGGACGACTACGATCAAGAGTTCCACTACGACGGCCGCCCCATCTTGCCCATGGCCAGCGCCGATCCGCACGGCCAAGTGATCTACATCGGCACCTTGGCGAAAATCCTGGCACCAGGACTGCGACTCGGCTTCGTGATCGCGCCGGAGCCGGTGCTCGCGCGAATGGCCTACGAGCGGGAGCTCATCGATCGGCAAGGCGACGGTGTGCTCGAATGCGCCGTGGCCGAATTGCTCGAAGAGGGCGAGATCCAGCGCCACGTACGGCGAATGCGGCGCATTTACCAAGCGCGCCGCGATGCGCTGTGCGAGGCCATCGACAAACACCTCGCCGGCGCCATCTCGTACGTCAAACCGCCGGGCGGCATGGCCCTTTGGACGAGGGCCGCCGGCGATGTCGACGTCGATCGATGGCAGCGGCGCGCGCTCGAAAAGGGCGTCCATTTCCAAACGGGACGACAATTCTTCCTCGACGGTGCGCGCGCACCGTATGCGAGATTCGGCTATGCGATGTTGAACGAGCGCGAGCTGCTCACCGCCGTGCGGCGACTGGCTCAGGCCTTGTAG
- a CDS encoding RNA methyltransferase: protein MRRRTPGVLNKDELVSERILRFEQHDPAGVVRALEPFVQERRRERILEVISHRLASITVLFESPHDPHNGAAVVRTCEAFGIQTLHVIESREKFLAAASVARGAEKWVDIVPHPTVQDAASAAKEAGLELIATHPDGELLPSDLANIPRFGLVLGNERNGISDDLTAACTHRVRVPMRGFVESLNVSVTAAILLAAATSGRKGDLDPAARLRLYARGLYLSASHADEHLAHAGFSV from the coding sequence ATGCGGCGGCGAACCCCAGGCGTACTTAACAAAGACGAGCTCGTTTCGGAGCGCATTCTACGCTTCGAGCAGCACGATCCGGCAGGGGTCGTGCGCGCGTTGGAGCCTTTCGTCCAGGAGCGGCGCCGCGAGCGGATCCTGGAGGTGATTTCGCACCGGCTCGCCAGCATCACGGTGCTGTTCGAATCGCCGCACGATCCGCACAATGGGGCGGCGGTGGTGCGGACGTGCGAGGCCTTCGGAATTCAGACGTTGCACGTCATCGAGTCGCGCGAAAAATTCCTCGCGGCCGCCTCGGTGGCGCGTGGCGCGGAAAAATGGGTCGACATCGTCCCACATCCCACGGTGCAGGACGCGGCGTCGGCGGCGAAGGAGGCAGGGCTGGAGCTCATTGCCACGCACCCTGACGGTGAACTTTTGCCGTCGGACTTGGCGAACATCCCGCGATTTGGCCTCGTGCTGGGCAACGAGCGAAACGGAATCAGCGACGACTTGACGGCCGCGTGCACGCACCGGGTGCGGGTCCCGATGCGCGGCTTCGTAGAGAGTCTTAACGTGAGCGTCACCGCCGCCATCCTACTGGCGGCGGCCACCAGCGGCCGCAAGGGGGATCTCGATCCTGCTGCGCGGCTGCGTCTCTATGCCCGCGGTCTCTACTTGTCCGCATCGCATGCGGACGAGCACCTGGCGCACGCGGGTTTTTCGGTATAG
- a CDS encoding anthranilate synthase component I family protein, whose protein sequence is MDERTFGGWVRAGYNQVPVMVAVPRNGRTPVELLRALPERHRFLLESTRVSAEGRYSILGAAPFLRFVAKGDRYWLDERAFSGDPVAALRALLREWRAPRLPGMPLFMGGAVGFFGYDANRYFQRLPAHRNDDLGIWDIAFHFVNEFFVVDHQEDVIYAVATGDCYSDCKGRVEGLLRAVERGPMERRHLAGGPPASGRQPNYVSNFAHDDYLAAVRRVQDYIRTGDTYQVNLSQRLETEYRGDGLDLYETLARIDPVHFASYFQFDDFEIISASPERLVRVDAGKAFTRPIAGTRRTGAEEENARFLHELRTCEKELSEHVMLVDLERNDLGRVCRYGSVHVSKLMEITRYAHVMHIESEVVGELCEGKDLLDVVGALFPGGTITGVPKVRTMEIIAELEPTARGLYTGSIGYLSFAGDMDLNIAIRTILRKGSRAYVQVGGGVVIDSDPQREFKETLNKARSLLRALVEAP, encoded by the coding sequence TTGGACGAGCGGACGTTCGGCGGCTGGGTCCGCGCAGGGTACAATCAAGTTCCAGTGATGGTCGCGGTGCCGCGAAATGGGCGGACGCCCGTGGAGCTGTTGCGGGCTTTGCCGGAGCGGCATCGCTTTTTGCTGGAAAGCACGCGCGTTTCGGCGGAAGGTCGATATTCCATTTTGGGCGCCGCGCCGTTTTTGCGTTTCGTGGCCAAAGGAGATCGATATTGGCTCGACGAGCGGGCGTTCTCCGGCGATCCGGTGGCGGCGTTGCGGGCGCTTTTGCGTGAATGGCGGGCGCCACGGCTGCCGGGGATGCCGCTTTTCATGGGCGGGGCGGTGGGCTTCTTCGGATACGACGCCAATCGCTATTTCCAGCGGCTGCCCGCCCATCGCAACGACGACCTCGGTATTTGGGATATCGCGTTTCATTTCGTGAATGAGTTTTTCGTCGTCGACCACCAGGAAGACGTCATTTACGCGGTCGCGACGGGCGATTGTTATTCGGACTGCAAAGGACGGGTTGAGGGGCTGCTGCGCGCAGTGGAACGCGGCCCAATGGAGCGCCGGCATCTTGCCGGCGGTCCGCCGGCCTCTGGCCGGCAGCCAAACTACGTGTCCAATTTTGCACACGATGACTATTTGGCGGCGGTGCGGCGTGTCCAAGATTACATCCGCACGGGTGATACCTATCAGGTCAACCTGTCGCAGCGGCTCGAAACGGAATACCGCGGCGATGGGCTCGATCTCTACGAAACGCTGGCGCGCATCGACCCGGTGCACTTTGCCAGCTATTTCCAATTCGACGATTTCGAGATCATCAGCGCTTCCCCCGAGCGCCTCGTGCGCGTCGATGCCGGCAAAGCCTTTACCCGACCCATCGCCGGCACGCGGCGCACCGGCGCGGAGGAAGAGAACGCCCGATTCCTTCACGAGCTACGCACCTGCGAAAAGGAGCTCTCCGAGCACGTCATGCTCGTGGATCTCGAGCGCAACGACCTCGGGCGCGTCTGCCGTTACGGCAGCGTTCACGTGTCGAAGCTCATGGAAATCACGCGCTACGCGCACGTGATGCACATCGAATCGGAGGTGGTTGGCGAACTTTGCGAGGGCAAAGATCTTCTCGACGTGGTGGGCGCGCTTTTTCCGGGTGGGACAATCACCGGGGTGCCCAAAGTGCGGACCATGGAGATCATCGCCGAGCTCGAACCCACCGCCCGCGGGCTCTACACGGGGTCGATCGGCTATCTTTCCTTCGCCGGCGATATGGATCTGAACATCGCGATCCGCACGATCCTGCGCAAGGGCTCGCGCGCCTACGTCCAAGTGGGCGGCGGTGTCGTCATCGACTCCGATCCGCAACGCGAATTCAAGGAGACGCTGAACAAGGCGCGCTCTCTCTTACGCGCCCTTGTAGAGGCTCCCTGA
- a CDS encoding pyridoxamine 5'-phosphate oxidase family protein produces MENRGPLERTPRTTLHRIPDRGSYDRDLAYSILDEGLYASVGIAVEGQPFVIPMVYGRMGDRLILHGAAASRLLKAGAKSTPICVTVTLVDGLVFARSGFHHSMNYRSVMVLGEATEITDTEEKLRALDVIVDHAVPGRSKETRPPNRKELVATRVLALSIVEASVKMRTGGPKDDDEDLELEYWAGHVPLRLVASEPISDAAHPPRAPMPEAVASYRRR; encoded by the coding sequence ATGGAAAATCGAGGCCCACTGGAACGTACCCCGCGGACGACGTTGCATCGCATACCGGATCGGGGCTCCTATGATCGCGATCTTGCGTATTCCATTCTCGACGAGGGCCTTTACGCTTCCGTGGGCATTGCCGTGGAAGGGCAGCCCTTCGTCATTCCCATGGTCTACGGGCGGATGGGCGATCGCCTCATCCTGCACGGCGCCGCGGCGAGCCGTCTCCTCAAGGCAGGCGCCAAGAGCACGCCGATTTGCGTGACGGTGACCCTGGTCGATGGGTTGGTGTTCGCGCGCTCGGGCTTCCACCACTCGATGAACTATCGCTCGGTGATGGTCCTGGGCGAGGCGACCGAGATCACCGATACGGAGGAAAAGCTGCGCGCGCTCGATGTCATCGTCGACCATGCGGTGCCGGGTCGCTCGAAGGAGACGCGCCCGCCGAACCGCAAGGAGCTCGTCGCCACCCGCGTGTTGGCGCTTTCCATCGTCGAGGCCTCCGTGAAAATGCGGACCGGCGGGCCCAAGGACGACGACGAAGATTTGGAGCTCGAGTACTGGGCGGGGCACGTGCCGCTTCGCTTGGTGGCCAGTGAGCCGATTTCCGATGCGGCGCACCCGCCGCGTGCGCCCATGCCCGAGGCGGTGGCGTCGTACCGGCGCCGCTAG
- a CDS encoding nucleotide exchange factor GrpE, which yields MTEKDVSRTENGNVSPELETEAEALLEAEEAPAEDPLAQAQLEAARLKDMWMRTAAEFDNFRKRSRREADDAKKQGREDILRELLPVFDNLERGVQSAQRAQDVKAVIDGMQMILKQFEQTLGKLDIKKVPAVGSPFDPTVHEAIQQVETDQHPSGTVIFEVQPGYIQGDKLLRAAMVVVAKAKASTDGNDNSAS from the coding sequence ATGACGGAGAAGGATGTGAGTCGCACGGAAAATGGCAACGTTTCCCCGGAGCTCGAGACCGAGGCCGAGGCGCTGCTCGAGGCCGAAGAGGCCCCCGCGGAGGATCCGCTCGCGCAAGCACAGCTCGAGGCGGCCCGGCTGAAGGACATGTGGATGCGCACCGCCGCCGAGTTCGATAATTTCCGCAAACGCTCGCGCCGCGAGGCCGACGATGCGAAAAAACAAGGCCGCGAGGACATCCTGCGCGAGCTGCTTCCGGTCTTCGACAACCTCGAGCGCGGCGTGCAGAGCGCCCAGCGCGCCCAGGACGTGAAGGCCGTCATCGACGGCATGCAGATGATTCTGAAGCAGTTCGAGCAGACCTTGGGGAAGCTCGACATCAAGAAGGTGCCCGCGGTGGGCTCGCCGTTCGACCCGACGGTGCACGAGGCCATTCAGCAGGTCGAGACCGACCAACACCCCAGCGGCACCGTTATTTTCGAGGTGCAACCGGGCTACATCCAGGGCGACAAACTGCTCCGGGCTGCGATGGTCGTCGTGGCAAAGGCGAAAGCATCGACCGACGGGAACGACAACAGCGCGTCATAA
- a CDS encoding Bor family protein, which produces MNLSIKHRRLRAGVLALAWLSQGCFSTSLVNKNLTPGAEKHEEWNSFFFWGLAGEAEVNVAEICHQGEAWKIEEGTNGATWLVSLVTLGIYSPRKVYVTCAAPSQPTQSSQPSQPSQPSQQQARTDASHPQEAQ; this is translated from the coding sequence ATGAATCTTTCCATCAAGCATCGACGGCTGCGGGCGGGGGTGCTGGCACTGGCTTGGCTCAGCCAAGGGTGTTTCAGCACGAGCCTCGTAAACAAGAATTTAACCCCGGGGGCGGAAAAGCACGAAGAGTGGAATTCCTTTTTCTTTTGGGGACTTGCGGGCGAGGCGGAGGTGAACGTCGCCGAGATTTGCCATCAGGGCGAAGCCTGGAAAATCGAAGAGGGCACGAACGGCGCCACGTGGCTCGTTAGCCTGGTCACCCTTGGCATTTACTCGCCACGGAAGGTGTACGTCACCTGCGCCGCGCCTTCGCAACCGACGCAGTCTTCACAGCCTTCGCAGCCTTCACAGCCCTCGCAGCAGCAAGCGAGAACGGACGCTTCCCACCCGCAAGAGGCTCAATGA